The following proteins are encoded in a genomic region of Gossypium hirsutum isolate 1008001.06 chromosome D05, Gossypium_hirsutum_v2.1, whole genome shotgun sequence:
- the LOC107906244 gene encoding putative cyclic nucleotide-gated ion channel 15: MGYGNSRSVRFQDDLELAKLHNTINGDGMNMIKLKFNIDGTQISEPGTKKGDKELPTSRSSSCRTGKSLKAKVLSRVFSEDFERVKKKILDPRGPVIHRWNKIFLVSCLVSLFVDPLFFYLPVVWKEVCIDIGVPHEVILTIVRSLADAFYLIQIFIRFRTAYVAPPSRVFGRGELVIDSRKIASRYLQKSFWIDLIAALPLPQVLIWIVIPNLRGSTMTNTKNVLRFIIIFQYLPRLFLIFPLSSQIVKATGVVTETAWAGAAYNLILYMLASHVLGACWYLLAIERQEACWRTACDVEDPWCQYKFFDCHRVKDPGRDTWFKSSNITNLCSPSSSFYQFGIYGDALTFDVTTSPFSNKYFYCLWWGLRNLSSLGQNLDTSTYEGEIIFAIIIATLGLVLFALLIGNMQTYLQSTTVRLEEWRIRRTDTEQWMRHRQLPPELKQSVRKYDQYKWLATRGVDEEALLKGLPLDLRRDIKRHLCLDLVRRVPLFDQMDERMLDAICERLKPALCTEGTILVREGDPVNEMLFIIRGHLDSYTTNGGRTGFFNSCKIGPGDFCGEELLTWALDPRPSVILPCSTRTVKAISEVEAFALRAEDLKFVASQFRRLHSKQLRHKFRFYSHQWRTWAACFIQAAWRRFKKRKEAAELRAKENLVMAAEPEPPAPGSGLAMYAARLAASTRIGVKMHSGSGSGVVSSLPKPAEPDFSVDEE, encoded by the exons ATGGGGTATGGTAATTCGAGATCTGTAAG atttcaagatgatcttgaattggcaaaGCTCCACAACACCATTAATGGAGATGGTATGAATATGATAAAGCTGAAATTCAACATTGATGGAACCCAAATATCAGAGCCCGGGACCAAGAAGGGTGACAAGGAGTTGCCTACTAGTAGAAGTAGTAGCTGTAGGACAGGCAAATCCTTAAAAGCTAAAGTACTGTCCAGGGTATTCTCAGAGGACTTTGAGAGAGTGAAGAAGAAGATTTTGGATCCTCGGGGACCGGTTATTCACCGGTGGAACAAGATTTTCCTAGTATCATGCTTAGTGTCTTTGTTTGTGGATCCTTTGTTCTTTTATTTGCCAGTAGTTTGGAAAGAAGTCTGCATTGATATTGGAGTACCACATGAAGTTATCCTCACCATTGTTAGATCATTGGCTGATGCCTTTTATTTGATTCAGATTTTCATTCGGTTTCGGACAGCTTATGTTGCGCCTCCTTCTCGTGTATTTGGGAGAGGAGAGCTTGTAATAGATTCCAGGAAGATTGCTTCCAGGTACCTCCAGAAAAGTTTCTGGATTGATTTAATTGCTGCCCTGCCACTTCCTCAG GTTTTGATCTGGATTGTCATTCCAAATCTTAGAGGTTCAACGATGACAAACACGAAAAACGTACTCCGCTTCATAATAATTTTCCAGTACCTTCCCagactttttctaatttttccactCTCATCACAAATTGTCAAGGCCACTGGTGTTGTTACAGAAACAGCATGGGCCGGCGCTGCTTATAACCTCATTCTCTACATGCTGGCTAGCCAT GTTTTAGGAGCTTGCTGGTATCTTCTCGCAATAGAGCGACAAGAAGCATGCTGGAGGACTGCCTGTGATGTCGAGGATCCATGGTGTCAGTATAAATTTTTTGATTGCCACAGGGTTAAAGACCCTGGCAGGGATACCTGGTTCAAGTCCAGCAATATTACTAACCTATGCAGTCCAAGTTCCAGCTTCTATCAGTTTGGTATATATGGTGATGCCTTGACATTTGATGTTACAACTTCACCATTCTCCAACAAGTACTTTTATTGCCTCTGGTGGGGTTTGAGGAACTTGAG TTCTCTGGGACAAAATCTTGACACAAGCACTTATGAGGGTGAAATAATTTTTGCCATCATTATTGCAACCCTTGGTCTGGTTCTCTTTGCGCTGCTCATTGGGAATATGCAA ACATACCTCCAATCGACAACTGTTAGGTTGGAAGAATGGAGAATTAGGAGAACTGATACAGAGCAATGGATGCGTCACAGGCAACTTCCTCCTGAGCTAAAGCAATCTGTCAGAAAATATGATCAGTATAAATGGCTAGCTACAAGAGGAGTTGATGAAGAAGCTTTACTCAAAGGCCTTCCCTTGGATCTACGTAGAGACATCAAACGCCACCTCTGTCTCGACCTTGTTCGGCGA GTCCCACTGTTTGATCAAATGGATGAAAGGATGTTAGATGCAATCTGTGAGAGACTTAAACCAGCCTTGTGCACTGAAGGCACTATCTTAGTCCGCGAAGGTGATCCTGTCAATGAGATGCTCTTCATAATTCGAGGCCACCTAGATTCCTATACCACGAATGGTGGCCGTACCGGATTCTTCAATTCATGCAAGATTGGCCCGGGAGACTTCTGCGGTGAGGAACTGCTTACATGGGCATTGGATCCTCGTCCGAGTGTCATTCTCCCATGCTCAACTCGCACAGTTAAAGCAATATCAGAAGTAGAGGCCTTTGCTCTTAGAGCCGAAGACCTCAAATTTGTGGCATCACAGTTCAGAAGATTACATAGCAAACAACTAAGACACAAATTCCGGTTTTACTCACACCAGTGGAGGACATGGGCCGCCTGTTTCATACAAGCAGCATGGCGTCGGTTTAAGAAACGAAAGGAAGCGGCTGAACTTAGAGCTAAGGAGAACTTGGTGATGGCTGCAGAACCTGAACCACCGGCACCTGGTTCAGGCTTGGCTATGTATGCAGCCAGGCTAGCAGCAAGCACTAGGATAGGTGTTAAGATGCATTCAGGATCTGGTTCTGGGGTTGTCAGCTCCTTGCCCAAACCAGCAGAGCCTGATTTTTCTGTAGACGAGGAATGA
- the LOC107906243 gene encoding cytokinin riboside 5'-monophosphate phosphoribohydrolase LOG1: protein MEGDMEMKPSKFKRICVFCGSSPGRKSSYKEATIELGRELVSRNIDLVYGGGSIGLMGLISQAVFDGGRHVIGVIPKTLMPREITGETVGEVKAVADMHQRKAEMARQSDAFIALPGGYGTLEELLEVITWAQLGIHDKPVGLLNVDGYYNSLLSFIDKAVEEGFISPNARHIIVSAPTAKELVENMEEYEPQHERVASKLNWEMEQLSYPAKCEISR, encoded by the exons ATGGAGGGAGATATGGAAATGAAACCATCCAAGTTCAAGAGAATTTGTGTCTTCTGTGGGAGCAGCCCTGGAAGGAAGAGCAGTTATAAAGAAGCTACTATTGAGCTTGGCAGGGAACTG gtTTCGAGAAACATTGATCTGGTCTATGGAGGAGGTAGTATTGGATTAATGGGTTTGATTTCTCAAGCAGTTTTCGATGGTGGCCGCCATGTCATTGG AGTGATTCCCAAGACACTTATGCCAAGAGAG ATAACTGGAGAAACAGTGGGGGAAGTTAAGGCGGTAGCAGACATGCACCAAAGAAAAGCAGAGATGGCTAGACAATCTGATGCCTTCATTGCCTTACCTG GTGGCTATGGAACTCTTGAAGAACTTCTGGAAGTCATAACCTGGGCCCAACTTGGAATCCACGATAAACCg GTGGGATTGTTGAATGTGGATGGATACTACAATTCGTTGTTGTCATTTATTGACAAAGCAGTGGAAGAAGGTTTCATCAGTCCCAATGCTCGCCATATCATAGTGTCGGCTCCCACTGCAAAAGAATTGGTCGAAAACATGGAG GAGTATGAACCACAGCATGAAAGAGTTGCTTCGAAGCTAAATTGGGAGATGGAACAGTTAAGCTATCCAGCAAAATGTGAAATCTCTAGGTGA